ttttttgtggttaagtaataattttgttatatgttcgtttacattttttttagaAGTACGGCATGTtgtttatattttataaaaaaaacaaTGATAATGGATTAAGATttcaggtaaaatcaaatataGAGAAACAAATTCGCAggatcaaaataatttttaaactttatttcAAATTAAATTTTTGGCTAATAAATTCATTATTAGTTTTGTAAATATATAAAAACTAaagtcaaataaaaaataaaaatgatagcCAGACGTAACGAAGGCTCCTACAGGGAGCTGGGGTAGTGGGGTATGGGAAAGAGTAGCTTTCGGAAGACGAGACGAGTCATAAACCCATCTCGTTGCCATTCTTACTTTAATTACCTTGCCCTTGGCAAAGCGTGAGACAAAAAATCTTCAAGCTTGAATTTGGGCCTTTctaatctttgttttctattttattttttatttgggtaAATTATACTTTATCTCCctgtaatttaatatttttttacataatccCTATATGGTtgaaaagctatacataacctattcatgatttgaattaaagtgtaagagtgacggaaatgatcattcgtaacggaacttttaaaaatgtcaaaattatcCTTATACATACATAACACACTAATCATGTATGGTTTAATGTTTTACCATATAGCCCTCTTATGGTTTAATGTTTTAtcatataactcccttatgatttttaaaatatacgcataaccccccttggttaataaataattttcagttttacataagggtatttttaaCATTTTAGGTGATTCCGTTATGTATGATCATTTCCatcattttgacattttaatccaaatcatgaaaGGGTTAtgtattatttttgaaattataagggggttatgtaaTAAAATGCTAATTCATAGGGGGAAAAGTGTAATTtgtcctttttattttttaaacttaaACGGTTTGAGTAATAAATATTCGAGATCCGTTCCctggaaaaattttaaaaatccaTGTCCCAAATATACTAGACGTGTACAAATTGAAGACCATGTCCCCTCACATTTTGGCAAGACTTATGACTGAGTTTTATTTTATCGCTATCTTTTTCTGTGTGCGTACGAAAATgaacaaaagtcaaaacaaaccAAACTCAGCACTTCAGTTTTGCGTGGCTCACTCATAATCAATTTAGAGAAAATTCAAGAACAAAACGTCCTACTCAGAATACTGTGAAGCCATCCCATCTCGACATTTCCCACTTACAGATTTGAGTATGGCTCTGCATTTCATCAGTAGCAGTGCATGCTTGTTCTGTGGTCTGAGTCAGAGGAAAGCACTGAGAGTGAGAGCCGTAGCTTCTGAGGATGCAACTGCTGTTAAAACTGTTGGTGAGAAAGATAAGGTGAAGTTGGGTGGTTCAGATTTGAAGGTCACTAGGCTTGGGATTGGGGCTTGGTCCTGGGGTGACACCAGCTACTGGAACAACTTTGAATGGGATGGTATGTTTTCATTTCCTGAATCAGATGGTTTTTTGAACAACCTACATGGAAATTTGTTCAATTACTACATGCTCAAGAGTATTTTGCTATTGGTACGATTTCAGTTTATCCAGCAGTAGGATGAATTTGTTGGGTTCTCAGTAGTTGGGCAGGTTTATTGTGAGAAAGAAGGCTAATGAACAGTAATATGATGTCGTACTAtgattttttatctttttcccCTTTACAATGATTGGAAATTGAAAAAGTAAGGTTAATTTTCATCCAGCTTCTAATGCGTATATTGACTAGGGCAACTTTGTTTCAATGGAATTGACTAGGCACACGAACACATTCCAGTTAGTATTTCAATGTTAGCACTAATTCTTATTCATTTCtggtgttttttcttttcttgagatGGTACCATATTTCTTAATTATGTGCTGATTCCATTCAACTTTATGTGCCAGCATACTCTAGACGGTGATTTTGCATCTAGGgaggtgaaaagtgaaaaccttggACTTTTTCTTTCTGCATCAACTCTGCTATTTGGTGTGCTTTGGTGGAGGCCTTCGTAGTGTTTTTCCTCTGCTCAAGTGCAAAACCAGAGTTTTACACCACAACTAAAAAGTTAAGCTAAATGCCACTAGAGAAGCTTAAGGAATTTAGGGTCCAAGACTTGTCTATATCAAGTCTAATTTCTAATATACTTGAACATTTTCTGATACATGAAACTGGTTTTGCCAAACAACAATTTGAGATGATATTGTCAGTAAGCGAGGATGCACTGGAACTCTTAGCCCGTAGCTAAGGCTTTTAGCTATTAGACAGTCCTTTTTGCTAACAATGCAGATGATCGATACTGAGCATTTTCTTATCTGACCTTGTAATTGGACTTAATAACTTTGCAATATTTTGCTTTCTGGTGACAGATAGGAAGATGAAGGCTGCTAAGGGAGCTTTTGATGCGAGTATAGATTGTGGTATTACATTCTTTGACACTGCTGAAGTTTATGGCTCAAGGGTGGGAATTGGGTCTGACTTCTTCTGTCACTGATGttctatcaaatttcaaagaAGACTTTTGTATCTAAAATCCATCACTTCTCATACCTGCAGGTGACTTTTGGTGCAGTAAATTCTGAAACACTGCTAGGAAGGTTAGTAACGAGTTCTTTTTGGTGCTAGTTAGTCCCTCAAGGAAATACACTATCAGCAAccttcttttctgttttttcaACCTACGTTTGCCATTATGATTAAGGTTTAtcaaggaaaggaaagaaaggaatcCACAGGTGGAAGTTGCAGTTGCGACCAAATTTGCAGCACTACCATGGAGGTTTGGTCGTCAAAGTGTCCTCACTGCTCTTAAAGATTCCCTCTGCCGTCTCGGACTGTCATCAGTTGACCTTTATCAGCTACATTGGTCTGATTCCCTAGCTCCATTTTTATAATCTCTCTATCATTCTGCTTAAGAACTGCAAAACTAATCTGCAAAACTAAATGACATTCTATGACACCATAGGGTCAGGAAGAATTATAGGTGACTGAGTTTAACAAATATCCCAATTTTGTGTCTCAGAACATGTGataagttgattttttttttagtttatttcacATTATTTCTAACAACCACTTGCTGATAGAAATACTTTGAATAACATTTCAGGCCTGGCATATGGGGAAATGAAGGTAAAGGTTCATTTTCGTTAAGCAATTCTTTCAGTTACCAAGCAGCTTGACCTATGAAAGATGAGTGATGGTAAAATTCAGAATAGTATTCACTGACAGGAGATCGATTTTCAGGATACATTGACGGCCTTGGAGATGCTGTGGAGCAAGGCCTTGTGAAGGCTGTTGGAGTATCTAATTATACTGGTATGTGATTCCTTTCTGTCTGCTTATAATCAAGCTCATGAATCTCTGTATTTACTCTACTCATCACCTCTTTTATACTCTCAAAGAGTTCCCTTATATGTGCATCCTGTACAAATTGGGGAATGGGGAAACAGGATTTCTGATCTGTTAAGAGTAGAATTGGATGCTCAAGCTTATGCTTGATGACATGATTGTCATTTCAGAGAAACGACTTCGTGATGCATATGAGCAACTTAAAAAGAGAGGCATCCCACTGGCCTCCAACCAGGTCAATTACAGTCTCATATATAGGGCTCCAGAGGAAAATGGTGTAAAGGCAGCCTGTGATGAACTTGGTGTCACTCTCATTGCATATTCACCCATTGCTCAAGGTTAAGTCTTACTTCTTTTATTTTGTGGTGTCTGGTGTGCAAGTTTGACTAGTGAACTTAAATGTTCTTGGCATGGTAACTTATTGCTCAACTATGTAGTTGAATAACAGATGTCATAAAAATTTCACATACTCCCCACAAGATTGTTCGGACAGTAAAACTAAAACGCACTGGTGGATTTGCTCATCAAGTCAGTGGCATAGTCAGGAATAAATTTTAGTGTGGGAAAAATCAATATTAGTACAATTTTTTTCTTGTCTTTGCTTAAAAGCAGGACATAACTACATTATTCACATTAAAAAGTAGGGATTAATTGAGAAACCTCCTCTGAGGTTTTTGATAATATCATTAGTGCACTTGAACTTCTAAAAGTATCACTTTCCTCCCTTATCACCTAAAGTCAATTTCACAAGCCACCGAGTGATAATATCACAAGAAAAATTTACCTCCATCAAAAGTGATATCCTAATCCCACGTAATTGAATTATAATAttacatttttagaaaaaaaaagacacataTAATCCacataagaaaaataaatttaccTCCACATtgtgagtttttgatttttttttttccagttgtCCCCTCCTCCCAATCATCAGCAACACCAACCGGCCTCTCCTCCCCTTTTCATTAATCTAAAGTTGAAAATATTCAACAAAAGTGTATGACAACTACCATATGCTAGTAACTAGGTGACATATTTGATCTATTTAATCTTATCTTATATTTAGGTAGAGATTCATGCCTTCCTCCTCAAGCCTGATATCATATTATGCAATTATCCACTTGACGTTAAAATATGCTAGAACATAGACACTAATAACTGAAATTTGTCTGAAATGTAGGTTGTCGACTGATAGTAATATAGATTTTCTTCAAGTGTCCTCACCTTCCAATCATGTGCAATACCAAATAACctcctccttttcctttttcattattCATTATCCTAAAGTTTAAAATATTCAAGGTGTATGACAACTATGATACAATCAGTTataagtgcaagtaacaagaaaacctatttaaaattaatatttagGTCAAAATCCgtgctttattttattttattttatttatggtCACACATCTAAATTAAGTAGTTTACTTCAATTAAAACTAGTTTTCTTGGTAATGATCAAGTAATGATCATATTTAAACTATACTTTGACATGATTTTCTCCCAATGACTGGAAGAAGATAGGCATCTGAGAAAACAGATTGTCTTATTCTCGTAACTCTCATGGAATTAGTGGCAATAAATACACTACTCCACTGAGAATTCTTAAACAGAAATGCATTAGTTAACAGTCAAGTTCTTACTATCCCAGATTCAAATTCATTAGTTGAAACTTTCATCTTAAGGACAACAGTGTTTTATGTTCTCAAATTTTAGTATATTGGTTTTCTATATTTTGCAGGTGCCCTAACAGGGAAGTATACCCCAGAAAACCCTCCTTCTGGCCCTCGAGGACGGATTTATACTTCTGAGTTCTTGATCGAGGTAAGATATTTTACATATGAAAACTAGTTCAAAATTCTGCTCAAATATTGAAGTATTTCTGTGTTGCTGCAGCTGCAACCTCTGATAAACAGAATACAGGAGATAGGAGAGGCATATGATAAAACACCAACTCAGGttttattttttagaaatttgtcACGATTTACTATTTATTTGTCACGATCTACTGCTTATATTTGTATTCTTTCCTCTCTCTTAGTCCGCTGAAAATTATTATCACAATCTTTTGAGTTAATTGTCTAATCACTTTTGAATTAACCTTCTTGTGAATAAATAACTCTCAAGAAAAAACTAACGACCAAAAGCAGGGGTTTTTCTATATCATTGGAGGTTGTATAAGCTAAATGCTCCACTTATATGCATAAGAAATAACGTTCACATGCTTTCAATCTgttggcatattaaatcaagcCTAAAATCTGAGAAGTTTTTTATGTTATTGTTTAGTAGTTTTTAGGTCATGTTTTTGGTAGGTTCCTTATATTAGGCAATTTCTTGCAGGTTGTTACTTCTTATATGCCAACTCAGACTATAAGTAGGTGTCTTGTCATCATATATATTTAGTTGAAAAGAGTGAagagttgagagctttcttgtTACTGTGATTAACAATACATTGTTGATTTAATTCCTTTTCTCCCACAAATATTTTTATGTGGATACTTGAGCCTCTCCATCTAAGTTTGAGTTTGTAAAGTTGATCTTCCCACTCTTACAATTTCCGGGTCAGTCAATCTTGGGGTTCTACAAGTACTGAATTCTACTTGTAAAATCGTCATATTGCATTCTTGAAGCAGTTTAACAATTATTATTTTGGTAacatttttctctttcattttccaaTACATTGAACTTAAGTTTTGCGCCTATAAGCaaaacaagaaacaagtcttTGGTAGGCTAATTTCTTTGCCTAATAGTTGTGGTATGAGAATAATGCCCCTTTATTTTCTGGGAAAGGTTGTCCTGAACTGGTTGATCGCCCAAGGGAATGTTGTTCCCATCCCAGGGGCTAAAAATGCAGAACAAGCCAAGGAGTTCGCGGGTGCACTTGGTTGGAGGCTTGGCAACGAGGAGATCGATGAGCTCCGATCATTGGCGTCGAAAATACGACCCGTTGTAAGTTTCCCAGTAGAGAAGTTATGAGCGTTGCCAGCattatttgtatatattttgcTTGAAGAATGGTTATGCTTAAAATTTGCATATTATTTGTCTTGCACTGCATACATTTTTTCTTGGCTAATATTGTATGAATATATGATACAACTAAATTGCTTTTGATTACTCGAATAGATATGTCGATGATGATAATTACTAGTAAATAGATGTAACATTAAccttttaatttattaaatggatGTAACAATATATTTGAATGTTGCATGTAAGTAAATATATTAAGAGTCATTATACCAGGGTTTTCCAAATGCAATGATCTACCAAGTTTTTCTTCGCATGGTTTTGTTCTCTAAGGAATGCAATCTATGAGTTGCCTTTTGCTCCCATCCCAAAAAAGAGATTATTGGATAAATTATTTTTGTGAAGCTAAGTTGCTTCTGCTACATGGTTGATGTAATATTATAATAAACATTTCTACTCAGCCTTTTCTTCCtgcacatttttcttcatttagtTTCGTAACCACTACTTAAACACAATAAATTGGTGATTATACCCATTTTGGCATTGGTAATAGCCGGCAAAGTTCAACTAGAAACGAATTGAAGATAACCTTGTTTGGATAGCCATTTTTCGCCGGAAAATtgcgtcgttttccgtgatcacatttacctattacctttttttctcacatacatcaaatcactacagtaattttttttacaaaaaatcctagaaaatgcaatccaaacacattacTTGAAGAGAATTGAAAGTGGTCTAGTGGCTAAGGTTGATGCCCCTAGAAAGTAGGCTTATTAATCGGACCATTTGAGTCGGACTTTAACGAGACCATCCTTGACTCATATGGTAAGTGTCACTTTCGGATATCAAGTTATAAGTTTTGAGTTGATAAATGCGAAATTCATAATGATCAACAGTCAATACATCTTGCTTGTACTAAAATTTGTCCTTCTGAATTTATTGacataattttgtatatttaatatttcttgtatatatcaatatattatatatttagatTCAATGAAAGGTTAGTCTCATCGAACTTTATCTCAAACCAGATGAGTCGAGTTTAGATTGGCCCGATCCCATTGGCAAGTCTACCGATAAGGTCTTGGGTTCATAACCCTTTTATTTCTTCTCTGCTTCTTAAATCTCACCCCTTTTCTactagaaaaaataaaaataaaacaaaagaattgaAAGAGTTCTCCAAATATAAGCAAACAACGGCTAGTTTCCAACCATGTaaaaacaaaagttaaaaaattttcaacggACACGATGAGGGTACCCGCTCTACGTAATTTATAGCTACCATAATATATTCAACAGCCTTCTAATTCGAGTCATTTTTTCAAGTTAATTTTACTTGTCCAAAGATTCACTTTTTGGACCTCTGTTTATGGTAGTTTTTTGAAAATGGAACCGGGCCGGACAGTTTGGTTGGTTGAACCACAAACTGGCTACTCCTCTAGTTTGGTTCAATAGTTAATCtaaaaattcaattaaatcgATTAAACTCGATCAAAAATTGAATGAACTAGTAAAAATCGAGAGGATCAACGGAATTTAAATGAGGTTGAGGTCAAATCGATTAAACCGCAAATGGAAAGCTCTTCTGATGGCTCCCAGTTCGGGTTTAAAACCATTTATGGGCATCCTAAGTGCACCCACGAGACAAACTCGCAACAATTTACTTGCATGGATATCGCTACGACCATAATAGCATATGTGTGCAATAGATATAAAATTGTTGTGACTTCATCAAATCCTCTTAATGCTTCACACTTGAAGGCTAATCAAACGAAATTTTGCACAACAGTCCAAAACTATGAGTTTTTGAAGAGTGGGAGACACTTTCTCATATTTTCCATTGGCAATTTCTTCTCGAAGCATGTCATGGTTAATTCATTGCTCAGTCCTTTCCCTTCGATTTTCACATAATCAACGATATCACGTTCACAAGTACAAATTTTCACTTTCAAATAAAAGCaaatttttctagttttgcaCGCCACCTTCCCACCCCAAATGGTCCATAGAACAAATTATCCATGTGCAAGAACACCATTTTAGTAACCACtgggccaatggctcagtggccaccagggAGGGAAGTCCCTCTTTGGACTGTTGGTGAGAGTTCAAACCTCACCAGCAGCGAAAAAAATCTATGGGTTGTGCCATAGCACTCTCTTGGtctagttgggtctgtataTCCACTAGCCCCTATCacagcctccttaggctccccctctccttagattaggatagagtaggttatacaaatatatcgttgctgacaaaaaaaaaaaaaacaccattTTAGTGAACTTTTGAATGGAAATGTTATCTTTGACATCTGACCAGTCAATCTATGGGCTGAATTATTAATATCCCTAAGTTCAGGGGGCAAACTGTAAATAACCATCTTTTTATGTGTGTGTGTCTCTATTCTAATGTCACCCGTATTTGTTCCTATTATTTGTGTGCATTGGGTCAGtgtacttaaaaaaaaaaaaaaaagagagagaaaaatttgggTGCAGGGTCCAGTAGACACGTGTCAACACAAATTTGCAAGATTAGATACCCAGAACCTTTTTATCTGCTGGGGCTGCAGGAGAGGAGAAGTTGTAGATCTCAGCCAGCTAATTGTTGCTATCACCTCAGGGTCCCATTAGACACAGCCAAATCCAATACCCGAATGCCACTTGTAAAGCAGTGCTGATGTCTCCCTCNNNNNNNNNNNNNNNNNNNNNNNNNNNNNNNNNNNNNNNNNNNNNNNNNNNNNNNNNNNNNNNNNNNNNNNNNNNNNNNNNNNNNNNNNNNNNNNNNNNNNNNNNNNNNNNNNNNNNNNNNNNNNNNNNNNNNNNNNNNNNNNNNNNNNNNNNNNNNNNNNNNNNNNNNNNNNNNNNNNNNNNNNNNNNNNNNNNNNNNNNNNNNNNNNNNNNNNNNNNNNNNNNNNNNNNNNNNNNNNNNNNNNNNNNNNNNNNNNNNNNNNNNNNNNNNNNNNNNNNNNNNNNNNNNNNNNNNNNNNNNNNNNNNNNNNNNNNNNNNNNNNNNNNNNNNNNNNNNNNNNNNNNNNNNNNNNNNNNNNNNNNNNNNNNNNNNNNNNNNNNNNNNNNNNNNNNNNNNNNNNNNNNNNNNNNNNNNNNNNNNNNNNNNNNNNNNNNNNNNNNNNNNNNNNNNNNNNNNNNNNNNNNNNNNNNNNNNNNNNNNNNNNNNNNNNNNNNNNNNNNNNNNNNNNNNNNNNNNNNNNNNNNNNNNNNNNNNNNNNNNNNNNNNNNNNNNNNNNNNNNNNNNNNNNNNNNNNNNNNNNNNNNNNNNNNNNNNNNNNNNNNNNNNNNNNNNNNNNNNNNNNNNNNNNNNNNNNNNNNNNNNNNNNNNNNNNNNNNNNNNNNNNNNNNNNNNNNNNNNNNNNNNNNNNNNNNNNNNNNNNNNNNNNNNNNNNNNNNNNNNNNNNNNNNNNNNNNNNNNNNNNNNNNNNNNNNNNNNNNNNNNNNNNNNNNNNNNNNNNNNNNNNNNNNNNNNNNNNNNNNNNNNNNNNNNNNNNNNNNNNNNNNNNNNNNNNNNNNNNNNNNNNNNNNNNNNNNNNNNNNNNNNNNNNNNNNNNNNNNNNNNNNNNNNNNNNNNNNNNNNNNNNNNNNNNNNNNNNNNNNNNNNNNNNNNNNNNNNNNNNNNNNNNNNNNNNNNNNNNNNNNNNNNNNNNNNNNNNNNNNNNNNNNNNNNNNNNNNNNNCCTCGGGGACGACCTCGGGGCTCCCCTGTGAAATCACTCCTTTG
Above is a genomic segment from Coffea eugenioides isolate CCC68of chromosome 5, Ceug_1.0, whole genome shotgun sequence containing:
- the LOC113770379 gene encoding uncharacterized oxidoreductase At1g06690, chloroplastic-like; this translates as MALHFISSSACLFCGLSQRKALRVRAVASEDATAVKTVGEKDKVKLGGSDLKVTRLGIGAWSWGDTSYWNNFEWDDRKMKAAKGAFDASIDCGITFFDTAEVYGSRVTFGAVNSETLLGRFIKERKERNPQVEVAVATKFAALPWRFGRQSVLTALKDSLCRLGLSSVDLYQLHWPGIWGNEGYIDGLGDAVEQGLVKAVGVSNYTEKRLRDAYEQLKKRGIPLASNQVNYSLIYRAPEENGVKAACDELGVTLIAYSPIAQGALTGKYTPENPPSGPRGRIYTSEFLIELQPLINRIQEIGEAYDKTPTQVVLNWLIAQGNVVPIPGAKNAEQAKEFAGALGWRLGNEEIDELRSLASKIRPVVSFPVEKL